A single region of the Drosophila takahashii strain IR98-3 E-12201 chromosome 2R, DtakHiC1v2, whole genome shotgun sequence genome encodes:
- the cos gene encoding kinesin-like protein costa, with protein sequence MEIPIQVAVRIYPHRELKQLKESFAAPAEGIKKDAVAEAEDEGADSKDTADEVAEAVPEKDAPEPRDPKDRNGNDEEEPKPPADANGNDSNPKDSESEYCVQAIPISASALGLPSALPGGDPMDSIAAGLIQVGPHTVPVTHALPSSSSQEQVYHQTVFPLITLFLEGFDASVVTYGQRGQGKSYTLYGNVLENGQKQSTEGVVHLCVRDIFSHISSHPERTYAINVGFVEICGGEVCDLLGMGNIHCNNVEAVFRWLQAGLSARQSLPAHTLFTLTLEQQWVSKEGLLQHRLSTASFSDLCGTERFGEPPPGRPRDAGLHMLEQVISTLTDPGLMYGVNGNIPYGQTTLTTLLKDSFGGRAQTLVILCVSPLEEHLAETLGNLQFAFKVQCVRNFVIMNTYSDDNTMIVRPQEALPNSNPAAGPLAQAGLGDNFGLQFAASRWSKLVTNAEGLFAKLMDSKLISELEKEQIEEWLYLKQECEDCLSSTEAMRQQQKQLVPIEEAEEPEDPEEINSEAANSEPANSEPPNSDNENDTDNESQRPDLDDKIDGLMDEFRDKTDELILEKHADYLTKHPKAVMQSQERENEPQPPPPAAENGEDRKTSIGGRRRSIQPGASLSTAELAMLNRVASQQPPPPIDPDAVVDPLESSSGEGLRQAALAAAAAIAPIEQLQKKLRKLVAEIEGKQRQLREIEQTIKVKQNIIGELIKNSDTRSHAKQRFHKKRAKLEAECDKAKKQLGKALVQGREKPEIERWTTIIAHLERRLEDLSSMKHIAGESGQKVKKLQQSVAESRKQVEDLEKKLRKEGKLRDQMEAELAKLRESRDTPAGKELVKTQNPDSPEQHGRQLKAVQARITHLNHILREKSDNLEEQPGAEQQESLRHEIRNLRGTRDLLLEERCHLDRKLKRDKVLTQKEERKLLECDEAIEAIDAAIEFKNEMITGHRSIDTSDRIEREKGEQMLMARLNRLSTEEMRTLLYKYFTKVIDLRDSSRKLELQLVQLERERDAWEWKERVLSNAVRQARLEGERNAVLLQRQHEMKLTLMLRHMAEETSASSASYGERALAPATTASSPAQANSDFDYDDFYKATGSNPGKALVKASKPLPTGSALDKYKDKEQRSGRNIFAKFHVLTRYASAAAGGSSGSTAEESTALIESTTTATATTTTTTSTTTGAVGKVKDKALVSFRPEQLKRLMPAPTATKVTRQKNKIIIQDASRRN encoded by the exons ATGGAAATACCCATTCAGGTGGCCGTGCGCATTTACCCGCACAGGGAGCTCAAGCAACTGAAGGAGAGCTTCGCAGCCCCCGCAGAGGGAATCAAAAAGGATGCGGTGGCGGAGGCGGAGGATGAGGGGGCGGACTCCAAGGACACTGCGGATGAAGTTGCGGAGGCGGTGCCGGAAAAGGATGCCCCGGAGCCAAGGGATCCGAAGGATCGCAATGGGAATGACGAGGAGGAGCCAAAGCCACCTGCGGACGCCAATGGCAATGATAGTAATCCCAAGGATTCTGAGTCGGAATATTGCGTCCAGGCCATCCCCATCAGCGCCTCCGCTTTGGGACTGCCCAGTGCCCTGCCTGGAGGCGATCCCATGGACAGCATTGCGGCGGGACTCATCCAAGTCGGTCCCCACACCGTGCCCGTCACCCACGCCCTTCCAAGCAGCAGCTCCCAGGAGCAGGTGTACCACCAGACGGTCTTTCCGCTCATCACCCTGTTCCTCGAGGGCTTCGATGCATCCGTGGTCACCTACGGGCAGCGGGGCCAGGGCAAGAGCTATACTCTGTACGGAAATGTCCTAGAGAATGGTCAAAAGCAGTCCACCGAGGGAGTCGTCCACCTCTGCGTGCGAGACATCTTTTCGCACATTTCCTCGCACCCAG AACGCACCTATGCCATAAACGTGGGATTCGTGGAGATTTGCGGCGGCGAAGTGTGCGATCTGTTGGGCATGGGCAACATACATTGCAACAACGTGGAGGCCGTCTTCCGCTGGCTGCAGGCGGGTCTCTCGGCGCGTCAATCCCTGCCCGCCCATACGCTATTCACGCTCACGCTGGAGCAGCAATGGGTGTCCAAGGAGGGGCTGCTGCAGCATCGCCTGTCCACCGCCAGTTTCTCCGATCTGTGCGGCACGGAACGCTTTGGCGAGCCGCCACCCGGACGACCACGCGATGCCGGCCTGCATATGCTGGAGCAGGTGATCAGCACTCTCACCGATCCCGGCCTCATGTACGGGGTCAATGGCAACATTCCGTATGGCCAGACCACTCTAACCACGCTGCTAAAGGACTCGTTCGGTGGCCGGGCTCAGACGCTCGTCATCCTGTGCGTTTCGCCGCTGGAGGAACATCTGGCCGAGACCCTGGGCAACCTGCAGTTCGCCTTTAAGGTTCAGTGCGTGCGCAATTTCGTCATCATGAACACCTACTCCGATGACAACACGATGATCGTCCGGCCGCAAGAGGCTCTGCCGAATTCCAATCCCGCAGCTGGACCTTTGGCGCAGGCGGGGCTGGGCGACAACTTTGGCCTGCAGTTCGCAGCCAGTCGGTGGTCCAAGTTGGTCACCAATGCCGAGGGTTTGTTTGCCAA GCTAATGGACTCGAAGCTGATCAGTGAACTGGAGAAGGAGCAGATCGAGGAGTGGCTCTACCTGAAGCAGGAGTGCGAGGACTGCCTCAGCTCAACGGAGGCTATGcgccagcagcagaagcagctggTTCCCATCGAGGAGGCCGAGGAGCCGGAGGATCCGGAGGAGATCAATTCAGAAGCGGCCAATTCCGAGCCAGCCAACTCCGAGCCGCCAAACTCGGACAACGAAAACGACACGGACAATGAGTCGCAGCGTCCCGATCTGGACGACAAGATCGATGGCCTAATGGACGAGTTTCGGGACAAGACGGACGAGCTTATACTGGAAAAGCACGCCGATTACCTGACCAAACACCCCAAGGCGGTTATGCAGAGCCAGGAACGCGAAAACGAACCAcaaccgccgccgccggcaGCAGAAAATGGCGAGGATCGCAAAACCAGCATCGGAG GTCGCAGGAGAAGCATTCAGCCGGGCGCCAGCTTGAGCACTGCAGAGCTGGCCATGCTCAATCGCGTAGCCTCCCAGCAGCCACCGCCGCCCATCGATCCCGATGCGGTTGTCGATCCCCTGGAAAGTTCCTCGGGCGAGGGACTCCGCCAGGCCGCCctcgccgccgccgcagccaTTGCTCCCATCGAGCAGCTGCAGAAGAAGCTGCGCAAACTGGTGGCCGAGATCGAAGGCAAACAGCGGCAGTTGCGGGAAATCGAACAAACGATTAAGGTGAAGCAAAACATCATCGGCGAACTGATCAAGAACAGCGACACGCGTAGTCACGCCAAGCAGCGGTTTCACAAGAAGCGGGCCAAGCTGGAGGCCGAGTGCGACAAGGCCAAGAAGCAGCTGGGCAAGGCTCTAGTGCAGGGCCGCGAAAAGCCGGAGATCGAGCGCTGGACCACCATAATCGCGCATCTCGAGCGGAGGCTTGAGGATCTGAGTTCCATGAAGCACATTGCCGGTGAGAGTGGTCAGAAGGTGAAGAAGCTGCAGCAATCGGTGGCCGAGTCGCGAAAGCAGGTCGAAGATCTGGAGAAAAAATTGCGCAAGGAAGGCAAGTTGCGGGATCAAATGGAAGCAGAGTTGGCCAAGCTGCGGGAATCTCGCGACACGCCTGCGGGCAAAGAGCTAGTGAAGACCCAGAACCCAGATTCCCCAGAGCAGCATGGCCGCCAGTTGAAGGCGGTGCAGGCCAGGATCACACACCTCAATCACATACTCCGCGAGAAGTCGGACAACCTGGAGGAGCAGCCCGGAGCAGAGCAGCAGGAGAGCTTGCGTCACGAGATTCGCAACCTGCGCGGCACTCGCGATTTGCTGCTGGAGGAGCGCTGTCATCTGGATCGCAAGCTCAAGCGGGACAAAGTTTTAACCCAAAAGGAAGAACGCAAGTTGCTCGAGTGCGACGAGGCCATCGAGGCCATAGACGCGGCCATAGAATTCAAGAACGAGATGATCACGGGCCACCGCTCCATCGACACCAGCGATCGAATTGAGCGCGAGAAGGGCGAGCAGATGCTAATGGCCCGCTTGAATCGTCTGTCCACAGAGGAGATGCGCACGCTGTTGTACAAGTACTTCACCAAGGTGATCGATCTGCGTGACTCCTCGCGAAAGTTGGAGCTGCAGCTGGTGCAGTTGGAGCGAGAGCGAGATGCCTGGGAGTGGAAGGAGCGCGTTCTCTCGAATGCCGTGCGTCAGGCCAGACTTGAAGGCGAACGAAATGCCGTGCTGTTGCAGCGGCAGCACGAGATGAAGCTCACCCTGATGCTGCGTCACATGGCCGAGGAAACGTCGGCTAGCTCGGCCAGCTACGGAGAACGAGCCCTGGCCCCGGCCACTACTGCATCCTCGCCAGCGCAGGCGAACAGCGATTTCGACTACGATGATTTCTACAAGGCGACCGGCAGTAATCCCGGCAAGGCGCTGGTCAAGGCGTCTAAACCGCTGCCCACTGGCTCGGCGCTGGACAAGTACAAGGATAAGGAGCAGCGCAGTGGACGCAACATCTTCGCCAAGTTCCATGTCCTCACCCGGTATGCGTCGGCTGCTGCAGGCGGTTCCTCGGGCTCCACGGCTGAAGAGTCCACGGCCCTGATTGAGTCAACCACTACGGCCACGGCGACGACCACCACCACAACTTCGACTACTACGGGAGCTGTGGGAAAAGTCAAGGATAAGGCTCTAGTCAGCTTTAGGCCGGAGCAGCTGAAGCGACTAATGCCAGCGCCAACGGCCACGAAGGTGACGCGCCAGAAGAACAAGATAATTATCCAGGACGCCAGTCGTCGTAATTAA